A region from the Streptomyces tsukubensis genome encodes:
- a CDS encoding enoyl-CoA hydratase/isomerase family protein, which yields MTTPEAVHRPARDTVLEQDGVRLTIEGPVATVALVRPEKRNAQSPAMWRALAQAGRSLPGAVRIVVLRAEGRSFSAGLDRQAFTPEGFEGEPSFLDLARSDDAALDAVIAEYQEAFTWWRRPDLISVAAVQGHAVGAGFQLALACDLRIVAEDAQFAMRETGLGLVPDLTGTHPLVSLVGYARALEICVTGRFVHAEEAERTGLANLVVPGAELDSAVADLTTALLAGPRDAVVETKALLQGAVTRSYEEQRTAERAAQARRLRDLAGLGD from the coding sequence ATGACCACGCCGGAAGCCGTGCACCGGCCTGCCCGCGACACCGTGCTGGAGCAGGACGGTGTCCGGCTCACCATCGAGGGCCCGGTGGCCACGGTCGCACTGGTGCGCCCGGAGAAGCGGAACGCCCAGTCGCCCGCCATGTGGCGGGCGCTGGCGCAGGCCGGACGGTCCCTGCCGGGTGCGGTCCGGATCGTGGTGCTGCGCGCCGAGGGCCGGTCCTTCTCCGCGGGGCTCGACCGGCAGGCGTTCACGCCCGAGGGCTTCGAAGGCGAGCCGTCCTTCCTGGACCTGGCGCGCAGTGACGATGCCGCGCTGGACGCCGTGATCGCCGAGTACCAGGAGGCGTTCACCTGGTGGCGGCGGCCCGATCTGATCTCGGTCGCCGCGGTGCAGGGGCATGCCGTCGGTGCGGGTTTCCAGCTCGCCCTCGCCTGCGATCTGCGGATCGTCGCGGAGGACGCCCAGTTCGCCATGCGCGAGACCGGTCTCGGGCTGGTGCCCGATCTCACCGGCACCCACCCCTTGGTCTCCCTGGTCGGCTATGCCCGTGCCCTGGAGATCTGCGTCACCGGCCGCTTCGTCCATGCGGAGGAGGCCGAACGCACCGGCTTGGCCAATCTGGTCGTGCCAGGAGCCGAACTCGACTCGGCGGTCGCCGATCTGACGACCGCCCTGCTCGCCGGTCCACGGGATGCGGTCGTCGAGACGAAGGCGCTGCTCCAGGGCGCGGTCACCCGCTCGTACGAAGAGCAGCGCACCGCCGAACGCGCGGCGCAGGCCCGCCGGCTGCGGGACTTGGCGGGCCTCGGCGACTGA